TCCTGTATTCGTTCCTCGGTTGCGAGATCCCGCACTTGCAGTTCCGTCGTAATAATTTGGCGTAAAATCGCTCTTTGAATTTCGGGTTCCAAAAAAGAATCATTGGGCTCATTGCCGGTATTGTACCCTAGAGAAATATCCAGCTCGTTTTCGGAGGCTCTGGAAGTATTGAGCCCATCATCGTTGGCGAAAAGAATAGATGAGAGGGACAGAAAAATTATTTTGATCAGTGAATTATTCATAAATTTGATGATTTTATAATTTGATTTTATATTTTTGTAAATTGTAATTTTGATTTATTTTTACTGGATTTGAAAATACTGCGCCTCCCAGACTGATTCAGTGAACGATCTCGGATTATTCAAGAGCTTCGCTCTGAACCTGCTTATGCTTCCAGTATCTTTACCTCCTCAGCTACTTCCGCTAGAGTGCCTACATGAAGCGCCTTCCAGATAATACGGCTGATTTCCCAAAGCTTATTAAAAACAATTGCGTTTATGTTGATAAAACCGAGCAGCTTTATCATCTCCTAACCGGTTCAGGGGACAATTTCTTTCTCTCAAGACCCAGGCGTTTTGGAAAAACCTTGCTCATTTCGACCCTGGAACAAATTTTTTTAGGTCGTCGAGAGCTCTTTGAGGGTTTATGGATTAGTCAAAGCGATTATACTTGGCCGAAACATCCTGTCCTGCGCATCAGCCTGGTTGAAATGGGCGTGAGTTCCCCAGAAGAGTTTGAAGATCGTTTGGTTCGCCATTTGAAGAAAAAAGCGGCCGAAGCTGGGGTCCATTTGGAGAGGAATCTAAGCTCTGCGGAATGTCTCGCGGCTTTGGTAGAAGGCCTTGCCAAGCAAAATTCTGTGGTGTTGTTGATTGATGAATACGATGCACCCATACTTGCGCATATCGAGAATCCGCTCCTTGCTGAGGCCATACGAGCGGTTCTGAAGTCTTTCTACGGAGTCATTAAAGCCCTGGACAGTCATTTGCGCTTCGTTTTTCTCACCGGTGTTACTAAGTTCAATAAAACGTCTATTTTTTCGGGGCTTAATAATCTGTTGGATTTGACTCTGGACGACCGATCCGCCACTTTACTAGGTCTTACCCTGGAGGAGCTGCAAAACTTTTTCGCCGATCACATCCGCAAAGCGATCGATCAAGGCACTCTCTCAAGAGTCGATTTTATGCAATCGATGCAAGATTGGTACAATGGATATCGCTTTTCGCCTTATCTTCCAACTCGCGTCTATAATCCTTGTTCCGTGATTCGTTGTTTGCTCTCAGGGCGCTTTGAAAACCATTGGTCACAAACTGGGACTCCGAGTTTTCTGGTGAAGCTGGTTCAGGAGAAGAACTATCCTATTCTAGACTTAGAAAATTTAGTTTTATCAGACGAAGATCTGGGCACTTTTGACCTTGATCGAGTTCAACTACCCGCCTTGTTGTTTCAGACTGGTTGTTTGACGATCCAAGATTACGATCCAGAGACAGCTCTCTATACTCTCAGGTTTCCTAACCAAGAAGTCACTCAGTCCATGATGCGTATCTTAGCGCCTTTATTCACTTCCCCGATCGAAAAAGCGACCTGCAGGATGAGGTGATTTTAATCTTGATGGGTAACGATGTGGATACCATTTTGCCGATCGGGGAATGGATTGCTTCGTCGGCTACGCCTCCTTGCAATGACGATGTTCCAGTCTCACGAGCCCCCTATGAGCTTTTCTTGCGATGTTCTAGAGCGTTTCGGTAAAGAGCAGTTGCTGGACAGCGGCTTTAAAGAACTCAGGAGACCAGATATCCAGAACGGAGGAATTTCGTAAAAATGGAGAAAGATCTTTCTTGGCTTCGATGAGATCGGTTTGGTCAATGCGTTCCAGGAGTCTTTTCAGAAGCTTATCGGCGTTTAAGCACTCTTGTTCTTGATAGTGTCCGCTTTGTCGTAGCCGAGCTTCCAGGTGCTTCAAATGAACGGGAATTCCGCGGCCGATGAACCAAAGCATATCATACCAATCACGTCCTTTGACGCGCTTCTTCCAAGACCGGCACAGCACGGCATGCAGCTTTCCAGCAAAAAGGCAGGGCTCCGAATAGACACGAACGCCAAACTGGAGTGGCTTTAGAACATACTGGGAGTCTGTCTCAAAATCAGGAGGCGGATCGGTATCGATCTCTAATTTCACGACTAAACTGTCTAGGTGATGAAAGGGTTTGTTGAGTCCAATCTGCAGAACGTGTTCAGAGGTATTCGTTTTCAGAAAAGCAGACAGAATAGCCGATTCTTTTGTTTTTACCTTTTGATTGATCGATACGTTTAACCCGAAGCTCTGTAATTCTGTGCTGAGTGCCTTTTCGTAGCGCTTAAATGAAAAAGAAGGGTCTTTTTTCAAGAGTGAGAAGTCCAGATCTTCGCTGAATCGGTCCAGGCCGTATAGGATTCGCAAGGCAGTGCCACCATAAAAAGCGGCATGCTCGAAAAATTTTGCTCGCCATAACCCCAATAAAGCAATCTCTTGGATAATTTCCTTAAGGGCGTTGCGGTAATCGGTTTCGGAGACGAGTGAATAGCGCTGGACTAGATTTTGTAATGCGGTGTTCATAGAGATTCCAGAAGACGAACATTCGGGTTTCGATATTGAGAAGCAATTTCTTTGAGTAAACTCGAGTCTAGGTTTTGAAGGGTTTCGGATTCCAGTCTCAGGTCATCGACTAGGTAAGTATGAAGCGTGAGTTTGGAAGAGAAAAGCTTCTGACGAGCGACCAGATCCGAGAGTGCTTTTTCTGCAGAGGCGATCAGAAATTGGTTGTTGTGTAAGACTCCTACGGAGTAACGCGAAAAAGAGAGATGCTGATAGCGAAAACACCCAAGAGGAGTATCAAAACCTTTGCTTTTTTGAGTGGTTGCGCAGGTTAACACCGGGGTTCGCTCAGGAATAAGCCCGTAATAGCTCAGGGCATACTCGTAGGAAATATAAGAGGGGCCATAAATCAAATTGGCCAGTGCCTCTAAACAGACAGGTTCTTGGCGTTGCGAATCTCCTGCAATGTACAGGCCTTTCTTGACTCGTACCAGAGATTGGTTTTTGAGAAGGTGTTTAATCTTGTCTCTTGGGTTTCGGTAGCCCTTGAGCTGTTCGATCAGAGATACGTAGTCTATGTGGCTTCGAATAAATTTCATAATACAACCAGTAAG
This window of the Myxococcaceae bacterium genome carries:
- a CDS encoding AAA family ATPase; protein product: MKRLPDNTADFPKLIKNNCVYVDKTEQLYHLLTGSGDNFFLSRPRRFGKTLLISTLEQIFLGRRELFEGLWISQSDYTWPKHPVLRISLVEMGVSSPEEFEDRLVRHLKKKAAEAGVHLERNLSSAECLAALVEGLAKQNSVVLLIDEYDAPILAHIENPLLAEAIRAVLKSFYGVIKALDSHLRFVFLTGVTKFNKTSIFSGLNNLLDLTLDDRSATLLGLTLEELQNFFADHIRKAIDQGTLSRVDFMQSMQDWYNGYRFSPYLPTRVYNPCSVIRCLLSGRFENHWSQTGTPSFLVKLVQEKNYPILDLENLVLSDEDLGTFDLDRVQLPALLFQTGCLTIQDYDPETALYTLRFPNQEVTQSMMRILAPLFTSPIEKATCRMR
- a CDS encoding nucleotidyl transferase AbiEii/AbiGii toxin family protein, with translation MNTALQNLVQRYSLVSETDYRNALKEIIQEIALLGLWRAKFFEHAAFYGGTALRILYGLDRFSEDLDFSLLKKDPSFSFKRYEKALSTELQSFGLNVSINQKVKTKESAILSAFLKTNTSEHVLQIGLNKPFHHLDSLVVKLEIDTDPPPDFETDSQYVLKPLQFGVRVYSEPCLFAGKLHAVLCRSWKKRVKGRDWYDMLWFIGRGIPVHLKHLEARLRQSGHYQEQECLNADKLLKRLLERIDQTDLIEAKKDLSPFLRNSSVLDIWSPEFFKAAVQQLLFTETL